DNA sequence from the bacterium genome:
ATAAAGAAAGGAGTTAAAATTTCCCCCTTTTGCAAACCGACTGAAGTTGCTTACCTTGTTTCTCAGAGTTGGTGCGTTATCGTCTTCCAGATAGCACAACGGGGATAAAGGAGGATTTGGAAGGAGTATTTAAATTATGGTACTTGAAATAAAAAATTTAGTAGTATCATTGGATACATTTTCTAAAAGAATAGAGATATTAAGAAATGTGAATTTTTCTATTGGAAAAAATGAAGTTGTTTCTCTTGTAGGTGAAAGTGGTTGTGGAAAAACATTTACCGCTTTATCAATAATGAAACTTCTTCCAAAAAATGCAAAAATAGAAAAAGGCGAAATTTTCATTGAAGGAGAAAACATAACAGAAAAAAGTGAAAAAGACATTGCAAAAATAAGGGGAAACAAAGTAAGTATGATTTTTCAAGAACCATCTTCATACCTAAATCCTGTTTTTACAATTGGTAATCAAATGACAGAATGTATAAAAGAAAAAATAAATAAAAAAGAAAAAGAAGAAAAAATTTTTAAAGTTCTCAAAGAAGTGAACCTGTCAGAAGATGTTTTTTTTCAGTATCCTCATCAATTAAGTGGAGGAATGCAACAAAGAGTTATGATTGGTATGGCAATAATAAACAGCCCTTCCCTCTTAATTGCAGATGAACCAACAACTGCCCTTGATGTAACAACTGCTTTTCATATTATTAACCTGCTTAAAAAACTTATAAAAACACATAATATTTCAGTTCTTTTTATTACTCATGATATTTGTCTTGCTATAAATTTTTCAGATAAAATTTATGTTATGTATGCAGGGAAAATTGTAGAAAAGGCATCTTCAAAAAAAATAATTTCTTCTCCCTTGCATCCGTATACTGAAAAACTTATTTTATGTCTTCCTGAAAAATACA
Encoded proteins:
- a CDS encoding ABC transporter ATP-binding protein; translation: MVLEIKNLVVSLDTFSKRIEILRNVNFSIGKNEVVSLVGESGCGKTFTALSIMKLLPKNAKIEKGEIFIEGENITEKSEKDIAKIRGNKVSMIFQEPSSYLNPVFTIGNQMTECIKEKINKKEKEEKIFKVLKEVNLSEDVFFQYPHQLSGGMQQRVMIGMAIINSPSLLIADEPTTALDVTTAFHIINLLKKLIKTHNISVLFITHDICLAINFSDKIYVMYAGKIVEKASSKKIISSPLHPYTEKLILCLPEKYKKGERIKAIPGNVPDFSSLPSGCAFHPRCPYTKQICKNFSPAEVKIGENYVRCFKYGEIVENN